The DNA window CAGCAGGTGGTTTGGAGTCAGGTCGGCGTCATCCTCGAAATCCAAACTTACGAACGTGAGAGATCGCGAGTTGATAATAAATTGTACTTCCATCAATGCGTATGTCAGCCCCTCGTCGTTGCAAGAGCAACTTGAGCAAATGTTCTTCAAGATTCCTTTAGTTCTCCGGACGAGTCTCTCCCATGCTCCACCCATGTGCGTCTGACAGGCGAACAAAGCCACCTACCTTTCTATTTGCGCCGGCCGTTCACCAATAACGGGCCAAAACAGTCAACACCTGTATAGGTGAACGGCCTCTCGAAGTTTCCAACTCTTGCCCTCGGGATCGGTGCCATATGGGGTGGTCTGGGAACTGCTCTATTAATCTTGCATCGTTGGCATGTGTTAAGTTCAAATTTATTCAGTACTCGTAGCCGGCTGATATAAAACGAATTTTGGATGCCGTTTATTACAGTCTCATGAGCGACATGGTGATACTTTTCGTGGAAGCTTCTAACTATGAGGTTGGCAGTACTCCATTGTTGTCCAGGTATGCGTTTAATCCGGCCAATCTGCTTCCCTTGAGGAGCACCGGTCTCGCGGATAACGATTTTAGTTTTTCTGCGAAGGCGATGGCTTCAGATTGGTTGTTTAGCAGCATCTTTGCCTTGCTTACATGAGCCATTTCGATTGCAGCCGATCAATGAACAGGAGTACTAGCGCTACTCACCGTATAATCGCCGCCAATTGGAGAAATCGTGCGCGTTAAACGTAACCACTGATCTCGTATGCGTCGTCATCACATGCTTCCGTATCTACGAAGTACCCATGATGCTCTCCTGCTTTTTGGATGTTGGCCAGTTGCTTGCATCGGTCTTCAGGAACTCCGGGCCCGTTATCCACGTCTCTTGCTGGGTTTGCCCGGTGACCTTGGTAGCGCCATCTGCTACGTTCAGCTTTGAAGAAATCCACCGCCATTGCTTGACCAGTGTTGTTTCCAGAATTTCGGCGACTCTGTACATCACGAACTGATGAAAGTTGCGGGGGTCCATAGTTAACCACTGCAACACTGTCTTAGAGTCCGACCAGTATGTGGCTTTGTCGATTCGTAGGTTGCGTGTGCTCATCACCATGTGGTCTAAACGTGCTCCCAAAACTGCTGCCTGCAGCTCTATAAGCGGAATCGATAGTGGTTTTGAAGGTGCTCTCTTGGATTTCGGTATAACCAACGACATGACGACTTTGTCATCCGTTGCCCCACGCAAGTAGCAGACTGCAGAATACGCTTGCTCGCAGGCGTCGAAAAATGTGTGGAGTCCAACTTGACCTGGCTCCGAGGTGGCTGGGGCAAAGCATCTAGGGACCTCGATAGTCCCTCTTGCAAAATGGTTTCCATTGGCGCCATTCTTCTAGCATTCTTTCAGGTAGCTCTTGATCCcattcaaaattttgccacCATATGTGCTGGAGGTGTATTTTTAGCCCAATCGTCTGGCatgataaaaatcccaatggaTCGAGAATCGACATCTGCGTTTTCCGCAAGCTCTTCACGCGTCAGCTTTGAAAATCTGAAGATAAACTTGAACATATCATTATGTGGGTCCCAGGGTATGTCCTTTTCTGTTGAATAAAAATCCACGAACTTTTGGCTTCCAACGTTGCCATTATCCTGCAAGCTTTTAAGTACTTCTTCCGAATTCGACGACCAAATACGGATCTCGAATCCGCCTCTGTGATGTACTTCTATTACTTGTCTGGTGATCTGGATGGACTTATGTTCGTTCCTCATGCTATCGATGAAGTCGTCAACGTAGTGCACCCTTTGGATGGCGTTTAAGGCCAATGGGAAATCTTCTTGGTGGGTTTCCGCGATCTTGTCTCGAACAATGTACACTATAAACGGCGCGCAGCTAATCTATTTGTCGCTGCCTTTGTCATACCACAAAAATCGTAGGTGAATCTGTGGCTCGAAACATCCCAGCAACCGCTACGTCAGCGGGGTTCATCTGCATGAGATGGTCTTTTCTCAATCTTTAACAATAGATGTTTCTTGTTCATGTCCGGATTGCCTTCCCGCACATGTTCTCTCCGTTGCCGGCTATACTGATTAGCGTATCGATGGCTATCGCTTTGCCGTGCGGTTCAAGGGTAGCCATTGCGTCTTTTCGTGTTTGAGGCTGTATGGTTCTATGTGGCTGCAACCCGCAAGAATGCAATCGCAACTTCAATCCTTGCTCTCAATGTCGTCTACGCCTGCACACTCGAAATGATACCACCTTTCGCAAACGTCACACTGTATCCAATTTTCCGACGCTTTCTCGTTTTTGTGGCTGCAGTGTCTGCTATCCTGTGGCTGCTAGGGACGCGACGCCTCACCTCTGCCTTTATCCGCAAGAGTCTTTTCCTCTGCCCAGGTCCACAGGAGTTCTGGTTTTCCTCAAAAATGAGGTGCTCCACTTAACATAGATCTGGCTGCTAGGGACGCGATGccttagttttttttagacaTTTTTCGCCTCCAGTCGTCTAGCTGTTTTCCGCCTGCGACGCGACGCTGTTTCTCCCCCTTAATCCTCTGGTAACGAAGTTTTTGGAGGaatttgttttagtaattttgtGATCGGGGCGAGTTTGCTACACGATTTTTTTAAGCCAACATTGGTTgggtttggtttatttttcctttattcTTACTCAAATCAATGCTGTGTGGCGCGCGCTAAAAAACTTCGTCCGTTTCCCACCCCTCGCTTGCTTCACCTAGCGATGACAGACTCCTCGTTTTTCcgccattttacaaatatagaATAGCTTAACATCtagcattttttaaaacaaattccaaacattattcaacactaattctaatgttttcattattcaaatataaactataattcaaatataaaatttatgacgGCGGTAATAGTGACATATTTTGTtacttaatattaatttttgttactTTGGAATAGttacaaaaaaacatttttttttgtttgcctacatttttattaattccATCGAATATTGAAGTAttcgttttattttcaaataaaaagaaatgaaatttaaaagaacACGTTTTGAATTaacatttatattaatttcatcGATTTAAAACAGATTTATTCCATAAAGGAAACGCTGGCtgagaaaaaactaaaaatgtaGTATTTTCTGCCTGTCCGGATTTCATTTCATTGTCTCACTGTATATTTAACCAACCTTTTCCATAATGTATGTACtaaatccgatttttgcgatatatatccggtttaaattGCAATGGTACATCAACTTCAAATCCACCCgtagttagctttcctttcttgttatacccttgcagaggatattataattttgtccaaaagtgcgcaacgcagtgaaggagacatctccgacccta is part of the Drosophila bipectinata strain 14024-0381.07 chromosome XL, DbipHiC1v2, whole genome shotgun sequence genome and encodes:
- the LOC138926501 gene encoding uncharacterized protein; its protein translation is MSLVIPKSKRAPSKPLSIPLIELQAAVLGARLDHMVMSTRNLRIDKATYWSDSKTVLQWLTMDPRNFHQFVMYRVAEILETTLVKQWRWISSKLNVADGATKVTGQTQQETWITGPEFLKTDASNWPTSKKQESIMGTS